The Thermococcus sp. genomic sequence CCTAGATCCACCGTCGGAATCGGCGACACGATTTCGAGTTCAGCCTTCATGGGCGAGTTCGCCCTTCGCTGATTTCTTTTCGCTATCGTTAAAAGCCAATATGCCCAAGTGGTTTCAGGTGTTCAGGGTGATTGCCATGAAGACGCTGATTTTGGCGGGTGGAAAAGGAACGAGACTATGGCCCCTCAGCAGGGAGTTGATGCCCAAGCAGTTCGTCCGCTTCCTCGACGGTGAAAGCCTCTTCCAGAAGACTGTAGAGAGAGCGCTTAAATTCTCTAAACCCGGAGAAATCTTCATAGTCACGAACAAGAAGTACAAGTTCCGCGTGCTGGACGATCTCAACGAGCTGGGTGTTGAAGTGCCTGAAGAGAACATCCTCCTCGAACCGCTCGGAAAGAACACCCTTCCGGCAATATACTGGGGGGTAAAGACAATCGAAGGGACCTTTGGTGACTCAATCGTCGCCGTCCTCCCAAGCGACCATCTCATCAACACAGGAGAAGCCTATGAGAGGGCCTTTAGAAACGCGGAGAAATTGACCAAGGAATATCTGGTCACCTTTGGGATAAAGCCCACGAGACCGCACACAGGATATGGCTACATAAAACCCGGAAAAACCCTTAAAGATGGGAATGACCTCCTTGGCTACCGCGTCGCTGAGTTCAAGGAGAAGCCCGACATCGAAACCGCGAAGCGCTATGTCGAGGAGAACTACCTCTGGAACAGCGGCATGTTCGCCTTCAGGACGGACATTTTCATTGGAGAGGTTGGGAGGCACGCCCCCGAGATTGTCAGGGCCTTCGATGAGGGAAGCATACGTAAGGCCTACGAGCTTATCCCTGATTTGAGCGTTGATTACGGAGTCATGGAGAAAACGGATAAGGCCGCCGTAGTCCCACTCGATGCATACTGGAATGACCTCGGTAGCTTCGACGCCATCTATGACGTCCTCAAGAAGGACGAAAATGGGAATTCAGTGGTGATAAGGGCCAAGAAAGCCTATCACATCGGTGTGAATTCAAAGAACAACCTCGTAATGACAGAGCGTCTTACTGCAACCGTTGGTGTGGAGGATTTAATCATTATCGACACCGACGACGCCCTCTTGATAGCCCGCCGTGGGGAAGGGCAGAGGGTTAGGGAGGTGTATAGGAGGTTAAAAAAGAGGAACGATGAGAGGGCTTTGGTTCACAGGACCGCCTACCGCCCCTGGGGAAGCTACACCGTCCTTGAGGAGAATGACCGCTACAAGATAAAGCGCCTGACTGTTCTACCCGGCAAGAAGCTATCCCTCCAGATGCACTACCACAGGAGCGAACACTGGGTTGTTGTCAGGGGGACGGCAAAGGTCCGCGTTGGGGACGAAGAGATACTGCTGAGGCCTGGGGAGAGCACGTTCATACCTGCTGGCGTCATTCATCGCCTTGAGAACCCCGGGAAGGTCCTTCTGGAGGTCATTGAGACGCAGATTGGAGAGTACCTTGGGGAAGATGACATAGTCCGCTTTGAGGACGACTTTGGGAGGGAGTGATTTGGGGAAGGATGAAAAGATTAAGGTTGTGGAGTGCGGTGACGGCTGGGAGAGGTTCAGCAAATCCGTTGCTTCCCTGTCTCTCAACCTTCTGCCGACGCTCCTCTTTACGCTTATAATGACCTATGTTCTGGTTGTTGGACTCCAGCATGCCAGCTTTACCGCCACCGTCAACGGCCAGCAGGTATCGTTCAAACTGCCCCGCATAAATGTGCCCATGAACTACGCCGCCATAGAGAGCGCGGTTCTCTACCTCTTCGGTTCGGTTCTCATTGGCCTGCCGGTTCCGCTCCTCTCCGGAAAGTGGAAGCCCCTGAAGGCCCTCATAGCTCTCGTCCAGGTAGGGGCATTCATCTACGGGCTCTACATCTTCGTGATGGTGATAGTGAACTTTGCGGTTTCACTGAGGTGAGGTGATTAAGATGGGAAAGCTCTTTGGAACCTTTGGCGTTAGGGGGATAGCCAGCGAGAAGATAACACCGGAGTTCGCCCTTAAGATGGGCATGGCCTTTGGAACGGTGCTCAAGCGCGAGGGGCGGGAAAGGCCGCTCGTCGTTATCGGCAGGGACACGCGCGTCAGCGGTGAGATGCTCAAGGATGCTTTAATAAGCGGCTTACTGAGCGTCGGCTGCGATGTCATCGACGTCGGTATAGCCCCTACGCCGGCAATCCAGTGGGCAACGGACCACTTTAAGGCAGACGGCGGGGCCGTGATAACCGCCAGCCACAACCCCCCGGAGTACAACGGGATAAAGCTCCTTGAGCCGAACGGTATGGGTCTCAAGAAGGAGAGGGAAGTGGTAGTCGAGGAGATCTTCTTCAACGAGGACTTCCACAGGGCAAAATGGGATGAGATCGGCGATGTTAGGGAGGAGGACGTCGTAAAGCCCTACATCGAGGCGATAAAAAACAGGGTGGACGTCGAGGCGATCAAGAAGAGGAAGCCATTCGTTGTCGTTGACCCCTCAAACGGCGCCGGCTCGCTCACGCTCCCATACCTCCTGAGGGAGCTTGGTTGTAAAGTCATCAGCGTCAACGCCCACCCTGACGGCCACTTCCCAGCGAGGAACCCCGAGCCGAACGAGGAGAACCTAAAGGAGTTCAAGGAGATCGTTAAGGCCCTTGGGGCGGACTTCGGTGTCGCTCAAGACGGAGACGCCGACAGGGCAGTCTTCATAGACGAGAACGGGCGCTTCATCCAGGGTGACAAAACCTTCGCCCTCGTTGCCGATGCTGTGCTGAGGGAGAAAGGGGGCGGACTTCTCGTTACCACGGTTGCCACCTCAAACCTCCTCGACGATATAGCGAGAAAGAACAACGCAAGGGTTATGCGTACGAAGGTCGGTGACCTCATAGTCGCCCGCGCCCTCATTGAGCACGGAGGCACCATTGGCGGAGAGGAAAACGGTGGGGTAATCTTCCCGGACTTCGTCTTGGGTAGAGACGGGGCGATGACGACTGCAAAGATAGCCGAGATATTCGCCAGGAGCGGAAAGAGGTTCAGTGAGCTTATAGATGAACTGCCAACGTACTACCAATTCAAGACCAAGAGAAAGGTTGAAGGCGACAGGAAGGCGGCGGTGGCCAGGGCGGGGGAGCTTGCACGGGAGAAGAGATACAGAACGGACACAACCGACGGAACCAAAATCCTCTTCAGCGATGGCTGGGTTCTCGTGAGGGCCAGTGGCACCGAGCCGATAATAAGGGTCTTCAGCGAGGCGAAGGACGAGGAGAAAGCGAAAGAATACCTTGAGCTTGGACTCAACCTTTTGGAAAAGGCCATCGGGAGCTGACTTTCTTTTCTCCTTACCTTTGGATGTTTAGAATGTTGCACCAAAATTGTTAAATTTACTAATTTTGTATGTTATTTTGCCCCTTGACTAAGCTTTTGGGGGGGGACAATGCAGAAGAAGAAACTAAGTTTGAGCCTACTTGGTGTAGTTATTGTGTTTGGTTTTTTAAGTAGTTTTGTAGGAGCAGCCAAAGTGACACCAATACCCCGTCCACAAGGTGTACACTACAGGCAGTTGGGACCCTGCACATGGTATGGAGAAGACTACGAGAGCAACTCCCTCTCTCTTCTGGGGGGAGGTTGGGCGTACGCCTCGGCAGACTTCCACACATGTACTCCGTACTACTGGTATAACGGTCAGAACAGGGGCGGGGTCTTTGGAGATGCCGAACTAATTGCAGTCTTGCCAAGAAACGGGTTGTACTCCGTAGAGACGGATACATATTTTGATGTAGAAGGTGCTGCAATGAGGGTTATTGCCTCCGTTGGTATGCCACCTAGAAGCGCCTGAACAGGTGATGAAGATGAAAAAGAAAGCTTTTTTGATGTTGCTTCTCTTCCTGTTTCTCTTTTTGGAACCGCTAACAACCGCGGCCCCTTACTGGCTCAAACCCGGCTCCCAACTCGTTTACTTTGCCAACGGAACAATCCCAAACGCTTACGGTGGTGGGGTTTACTACATGAAAAACGGCTGTATCTCGAACGTCGGTTTCCAGAGTGCACGTCTAGTTTTCAGGGTCGTGGGCGTTTCCAAGGGGTGGGCGACGATTAACGTGACGCTAATCCTTTACGGTGACAAGTCCCTTGAATGGCCCTACTCCGACGTGAACGCGTACTATCCATCCACCTGCAGTCCACCGTTTCCCAATCCTCTCAGCACAACTCCTTACACCCGCAACAACATCTCCCTAAAATGGTCCGACTACGGGACTAAGCTCGTCCTCCATGGCGTTTACAAAATATACCTCCCAACGGGAACCGTTTACTCGATGGACGGCAAGTCCTACGGGCACACGCTGCTCTTCGGCCTGTACCCGGTCTCTAACAACACCTACGTTGCCCTGGGAAGAAAACGCCTGCCCTTCAGCCAAGTCAGCGTTTTGAACTCGACGACATACGTAACCTACTACCGCAACTTCACCGGGCCAAACGTTCTTGTCATGAGCGAGCCAGTCAATCTCACTGACCCAGGTGGGACCACCGCTTTCCTGAGAACGGTAGTGGTGTTCAATCCAGGCCAGGCAGTGACCCTGGGTTTTCTAGGTGTCGTTCCCGACTTGGAGGCTTCCACTGGAATAGGAGTCCTCGCGATAGGTGACAACGCGATAAAAGTCCGGCCCCAGTTCTCCGGTGGGAAGCTGGAAAAATCCGTTGCCACCGGGATTATCCTTTACGACCTTGACTTTCCCAAGACTCGGAGTTCTGTAACACAGCGTTCCCTTCAGCTTGCGATTGCCCCGTCCGTTTCTTCACTGTGGGTTGTCGGGGTCGTAGTCAGTCTTCTTGTACTTGCGGCCGCTTTCATGCTGAAGAGGAGGTGAAACCATGGGACGGTTTAAAAACCTCTTTGGTTGGGAGCTTGGCGATTCTCTGAGGCTGCTGCTCTTTCTCCTTGGGGTTCCTTCCTTAACATACCTGCTGACGGTCGGTTACTTAAAATCTCAGTGGGAAGTGAGTTCACTCTCCTCTCGCTATCCCCCGGTTTACACCGCCGGTTCGCCCCTCGGGAGCATCACCGCGATCCATCTCTTTGACTATCCCCCCCTTTCAGCAGGATTCTGGGTTCTCCTTTCCCTTCTCGTCACCCTCTTTTCAGTTATGACGCTCCGCTACGACAGGGAGAATGGCTATGCCCTCTCGGTTTATGCACTTCCCTTCACAAAAGGAGAGATGTTCACGGCGAAGGTTATCTCAGCCTTAGTGCTTTCCCTCCTCTCGCTTTATATCCCGCTTTTGACCGTGGACGTGTTCCCCAACGCCGATATACTTGAAGCGGTGAGGGGGGTAGTCTTCACGGGGCAGTACCTTCACCTGCTCGTTTTTGCCACGTACTTCGTTTTGTTTTCCATCTCAACCTCTGTTTTGTTCTCGGTCCTTTTGGATAACATGTTCTTAGCCTTCATAGCTTCCTTCTTCCTCCTCGTCCTTCCGTTCTTTGCCGGCCTCAGTTGGCCACCCTTTTCATTTATCCCCATGCTCTCAAGATCCCTATCCTGGGCTTCTCCCTTTGGGAGCACTTGGCTCTTCTGGGGAGTTGCAGTGCCGGCGGCTCTCTTGCTCCTGTCTGGACTAATCTTTACCAGGAGGGATGTCCTGTGAGGAGAACTCTGTTCGTGCTCTTGCTCGCCTTTACCCTCTCCCTCCTTGGCGTCTGGGGGGCATACATCACGGTTGAGAGGAGCCATGGGTTCATAGGGCCCGCGGTCATGGCGGGTTCAAAGGGGGGTATCAGCTACGTTTCCCTTCACGCTCCAGGCTGGATGGTTCTGAACGCGAGCTTCAACGGCAATGGAGATGTTGTCGTTCTGAACCAGTTTTCCAATGAGACGGTCTTTTCCTCAAACGTCAGAGGACACCTAAACTGCCCTATAGCGTTCCCTGAAGAGGGAAGCTATGCGGTGTACACCCCCAACGGTTCCCTAACGTTTTCTGCATACTACAACGGAGTTTATCCCACCGCCAGAACCCAGAAAGCCCTCTACGCGTCCATAACTGTCCTGGCCTTTGCACTCGCTATATGGAGGTGGCGGGGATGATAACTGTCAAGAATCTAACCAAAAGGTTTGGCAAAATAGTTGCCCTTGATAACATCAACCTAGGAATCCCAGATGGAACGAACATAATCCTCGGCCCCAACGGTGGGGGAAAGAGCACGTTCTTCAAGCTCTTAACTGGGGTTTACAGGCCGACTTCAGGTGAGGTGAGGGTCTTTGGAAAGGATCCCTGGAAAGATGCCAAAGTTAGGATGAAGACCGGTGTGGCCTATGATCCTGTCTCCTTCCCTCCTTTGGTTTCAGGAAGGAAGTGGCTTGAGTTCATTGCACGCTCGAAGGGTTACAGTGAGGATGAGGTTGAGAGGGTTAACAAGCTATTCAATATAAATTTCTTGGACGAGCAGACGAGGAACTACTCCTCCGGGATGCTAAAGAAGCTCGCGGTGGCTCAGGCCTTTATTGGAGATCCAGAGCTGGTCATGATAGACGAACCCCTCTCAAACCTAGACTTTGAAAGCATGGGCGAGTTCATCAAACTCCTACGAAAAGAGCAGGGGAAGAGGAATTTCCTAATAATAAGCCACATCTGGGAGCCGTTGATGCCTGTTGTTGATAGGATTTACGTGATAGCGGGTGGAAGGCTAGTCCTCAGCGGTGAAAGGGAAGAGGTACAGGATGAAGTAAAGAGGCTCTTTAAGCTAAGGCTGGACATGTAGCCCTTTCTTTCTCAATATCTCCACTGATTCTTCAACACTCAGGGGTACCTCCTTTAGCCCGAGCATGTGGAAGAGTCTGACTATCTCAGGAATATCAAGGTTCGCTTTCTTTATCAACTCTGGCCTTGAGAAGAGCTCCCTTGGGGTCCC encodes the following:
- a CDS encoding ABC transporter ATP-binding protein, with amino-acid sequence MITVKNLTKRFGKIVALDNINLGIPDGTNIILGPNGGGKSTFFKLLTGVYRPTSGEVRVFGKDPWKDAKVRMKTGVAYDPVSFPPLVSGRKWLEFIARSKGYSEDEVERVNKLFNINFLDEQTRNYSSGMLKKLAVAQAFIGDPELVMIDEPLSNLDFESMGEFIKLLRKEQGKRNFLIISHIWEPLMPVVDRIYVIAGGRLVLSGEREEVQDEVKRLFKLRLDM
- the glmM gene encoding phosphoglucosamine mutase codes for the protein MGKLFGTFGVRGIASEKITPEFALKMGMAFGTVLKREGRERPLVVIGRDTRVSGEMLKDALISGLLSVGCDVIDVGIAPTPAIQWATDHFKADGGAVITASHNPPEYNGIKLLEPNGMGLKKEREVVVEEIFFNEDFHRAKWDEIGDVREEDVVKPYIEAIKNRVDVEAIKKRKPFVVVDPSNGAGSLTLPYLLRELGCKVISVNAHPDGHFPARNPEPNEENLKEFKEIVKALGADFGVAQDGDADRAVFIDENGRFIQGDKTFALVADAVLREKGGGLLVTTVATSNLLDDIARKNNARVMRTKVGDLIVARALIEHGGTIGGEENGGVIFPDFVLGRDGAMTTAKIAEIFARSGKRFSELIDELPTYYQFKTKRKVEGDRKAAVARAGELAREKRYRTDTTDGTKILFSDGWVLVRASGTEPIIRVFSEAKDEEKAKEYLELGLNLLEKAIGS
- a CDS encoding mannose-1-phosphate guanylyltransferase/mannose-6-phosphate isomerase: MKTLILAGGKGTRLWPLSRELMPKQFVRFLDGESLFQKTVERALKFSKPGEIFIVTNKKYKFRVLDDLNELGVEVPEENILLEPLGKNTLPAIYWGVKTIEGTFGDSIVAVLPSDHLINTGEAYERAFRNAEKLTKEYLVTFGIKPTRPHTGYGYIKPGKTLKDGNDLLGYRVAEFKEKPDIETAKRYVEENYLWNSGMFAFRTDIFIGEVGRHAPEIVRAFDEGSIRKAYELIPDLSVDYGVMEKTDKAAVVPLDAYWNDLGSFDAIYDVLKKDENGNSVVIRAKKAYHIGVNSKNNLVMTERLTATVGVEDLIIIDTDDALLIARRGEGQRVREVYRRLKKRNDERALVHRTAYRPWGSYTVLEENDRYKIKRLTVLPGKKLSLQMHYHRSEHWVVVRGTAKVRVGDEEILLRPGESTFIPAGVIHRLENPGKVLLEVIETQIGEYLGEDDIVRFEDDFGRE